One part of the Streptomyces ferrugineus genome encodes these proteins:
- a CDS encoding CDP-alcohol phosphatidyltransferase family protein: MSVPVDELTDSRAATDALLDVLRAGRWRPGAVGRFLRLSAHRSMRQAARRPSAFAQAGALHGLLFTAARAPGGRAWVATSWTLTVLHLGLLEHRDRLSTADVITLLRGNLPATALGDSRWSGLLAVGLDLADGRLARRRGTVSPFGDYADSLADAAFWTWLVLRHEPSRTVRAAALGAWLGPVVAVTAVGVRRGGMPDRPRPALLRPAAALQVLVAVRHALRR, encoded by the coding sequence GTGTCCGTACCCGTGGACGAGCTCACCGACAGCCGTGCGGCGACCGACGCCCTGCTGGACGTGCTGCGCGCCGGCCGGTGGCGGCCCGGTGCCGTCGGGCGGTTCCTGCGGCTGTCCGCTCACCGGTCGATGCGCCAGGCGGCCCGGCGCCCCTCCGCGTTCGCGCAGGCCGGCGCCCTGCACGGGCTGCTGTTCACGGCCGCCCGAGCACCCGGAGGCCGGGCCTGGGTGGCCACCAGCTGGACGCTCACCGTCCTGCATCTGGGTCTGCTGGAGCACCGCGACCGGCTCTCGACGGCCGATGTGATCACCCTGCTGCGCGGCAACCTCCCCGCCACGGCCCTCGGGGACAGCCGCTGGTCGGGCCTGCTGGCCGTCGGGCTCGACCTGGCCGACGGCCGCCTGGCCCGCCGCCGGGGCACCGTGTCCCCGTTCGGCGACTACGCCGACTCCCTCGCCGACGCCGCCTTCTGGACCTGGCTCGTGCTGCGGCACGAACCCAGCCGTACGGTACGGGCCGCGGCGCTCGGCGCGTGGCTGGGGCCCGTCGTCGCGGTCACCGCCGTGGGTGTGCGCCGCGGCGGCATGCCCGACCGGCCCAGGCCCGCGCTGCTGCGTCCGGCCGCCGCGCTGCAGGTACTCGTCGCCGTGCGGCACGCGCTGCGCCGCTGA
- a CDS encoding SRPBCC family protein: MTIDVTVRREIPLPPEQVALYAMDWRHDAEWTQGIRTAELTRPADGGGFGTGAEVTRTARFLGRRIDYVLRVAAYEPPRLLDMVSVVAPMPMRVTYSFDPHPRGTLAAIRVRGGPGGPLRLAAPLFARQVRSSLTKDLRDLERRLTEEQGGL, encoded by the coding sequence ATGACCATCGACGTGACCGTGCGGCGCGAGATCCCGCTGCCGCCCGAGCAGGTGGCGCTGTACGCCATGGACTGGCGCCACGACGCCGAGTGGACGCAGGGCATCCGCACGGCGGAGCTGACCCGGCCGGCGGACGGCGGCGGGTTCGGGACGGGCGCCGAGGTCACCCGCACCGCCCGCTTCCTCGGCCGGCGCATCGACTATGTCCTGCGCGTGGCCGCCTACGAGCCACCGCGGCTGCTGGACATGGTCTCCGTGGTCGCTCCCATGCCGATGCGGGTGACGTACTCCTTCGACCCGCACCCGCGCGGTACTCTCGCCGCCATCCGCGTCCGGGGCGGACCCGGCGGCCCGCTGCGCCTGGCCGCGCCCCTGTTCGCCCGCCAGGTCCGCTCCTCGCTCACCAAGGACCTGCGCGACCTCGAACGCAGGCTCACCGAGGAGCAAGGAGGCCTCTGA
- a CDS encoding TfoX/Sxy family protein produces the protein MAYDEQLAERIRERLGADPGIDEKRMFGGIAFLYQGNMAVGVTGDDLMVRVGPDGTDAALARPGTRIFDMTGRPMRGWVVVAGEAVAEDDVLAAWIDEGHAFAASLAPK, from the coding sequence ATGGCGTACGACGAGCAACTGGCCGAGCGGATCCGCGAGCGGCTCGGCGCGGATCCCGGCATCGACGAGAAGCGCATGTTCGGCGGGATCGCCTTCCTGTACCAGGGCAACATGGCCGTCGGCGTCACCGGCGACGACCTCATGGTCCGCGTGGGTCCGGACGGCACCGACGCGGCGTTGGCCCGGCCGGGGACACGGATCTTCGACATGACCGGCCGTCCGATGCGTGGCTGGGTCGTGGTCGCGGGCGAGGCCGTCGCGGAGGACGACGTGCTGGCCGCGTGGATCGACGAGGGGCACGCGTTCGCGGCGAGCCTGGCGCCCAAGTAG
- a CDS encoding peroxiredoxin-like family protein, which yields MTLNAELRAFYASRQQQIPAEIRAVMRRAGQELADSGQADRALTAGARAPRFTLPSATGRTVALDELLADGPVVLTFYRGAWCPYCNITLRALQQHHDAITARGARLVAVSPQIPDESLTLTEKHDLAFDVLSDLGSDTAQQYGIAFDLPDDLAAVYDKLGFDLQRVNDGHPRTLPLPATYVIDRAGVIRWAFVNTDYTARAEPADILAALDALD from the coding sequence ATGACCCTCAACGCCGAGCTTCGAGCCTTCTACGCGTCCCGTCAGCAGCAGATCCCCGCCGAGATACGCGCCGTCATGCGCCGCGCCGGGCAGGAGCTCGCCGACTCCGGCCAGGCCGACCGCGCCCTGACCGCCGGCGCCCGGGCCCCTCGGTTCACGCTCCCCTCGGCGACCGGGCGGACGGTGGCCCTGGACGAGCTGCTCGCCGACGGCCCGGTCGTGCTGACCTTCTACCGCGGTGCCTGGTGCCCGTACTGCAACATCACCCTGCGCGCGCTCCAACAGCACCACGACGCGATCACCGCCCGCGGCGCCCGCCTGGTGGCCGTCTCCCCGCAGATCCCCGACGAGTCCCTGACCCTCACCGAGAAGCACGACCTCGCCTTCGACGTCCTCAGCGACCTCGGCTCCGACACCGCCCAGCAGTACGGCATCGCCTTCGACCTGCCCGACGACCTCGCCGCCGTCTACGACAAGCTCGGCTTCGACCTCCAGCGCGTCAACGACGGCCACCCGCGCACGCTGCCGCTGCCCGCCACGTACGTCATCGACCGCGCCGGCGTGATCCGCTGGGCCTTCGTCAACACCGACTACACCGCCCGCGCCGAACCGGCCGACATCCTCGCCGCCCTCGACGCGCTGGACTGA
- a CDS encoding TetR/AcrR family transcriptional regulator, with amino-acid sequence MPDIKHFDPDTALDTVVRLFWRQGVASTGIQDVVTATGLNRSSLYATFGGKQELYRAALRRYIERRSQPAFRRLAEDERGLPALADFFAGLIEARCSGEYARWGCMVSNAHAGAENGDQDVRGLLDRHHQQLRDAMHAALVKAGALGQLAPGTDPAAAAELLALLAYGVNLRSRAGADAAALRGTVTAALASLGGRTEP; translated from the coding sequence GTGCCGGACATCAAGCACTTCGACCCGGACACGGCCCTGGACACCGTGGTCCGGCTGTTCTGGCGCCAAGGCGTGGCCTCGACCGGCATCCAGGACGTCGTGACGGCGACCGGGCTCAACCGCTCCAGCCTCTACGCCACCTTCGGCGGCAAGCAGGAGCTGTACCGCGCCGCGCTGCGCCGCTACATCGAGCGACGCTCCCAGCCGGCGTTCCGCCGCCTGGCCGAGGACGAGCGGGGCCTGCCCGCCCTCGCCGACTTCTTCGCCGGCCTGATCGAGGCCCGCTGCTCGGGCGAGTACGCCCGCTGGGGCTGCATGGTCTCCAACGCGCACGCCGGCGCCGAGAACGGCGACCAGGACGTCCGAGGCCTCCTCGACCGGCACCACCAGCAGCTGCGGGACGCGATGCACGCCGCGCTCGTCAAGGCCGGGGCGCTCGGGCAGCTCGCCCCGGGGACGGATCCGGCAGCCGCGGCCGAGCTGCTGGCGCTCCTCGCCTACGGCGTCAACCTCCGCTCCCGCGCCGGAGCCGACGCGGCGGCACTGCGCGGGACGGTGACCGCGGCGCTCGCCTCGCTCGGCGGCCGGACGGAGCCGTAG
- a CDS encoding SRPBCC family protein produces MNAARHGGPAVTGARLGRMAGWAVGAGGGLAAVYLGLVTGALSVDVGVGRRIRPLGPRTVDVAAPREVVFDVVAGPYLGRTPRAMRGKLNVLERGSDLVLAEHFTPLAGGRLTAVTVETVRFTRPERIDFRLVRGPVPQVTESFVFGGREAGTRVVYEGELGTDLWRAGAWWGGLVAARWEAAVAGSLASVKEEAERRAGR; encoded by the coding sequence ATGAACGCTGCACGACACGGCGGACCGGCGGTGACGGGTGCTCGCCTGGGGCGGATGGCGGGGTGGGCGGTGGGTGCGGGCGGCGGGCTTGCCGCCGTGTACCTGGGGCTGGTGACCGGGGCGTTGTCCGTCGATGTGGGTGTGGGGCGGCGGATCCGGCCGCTGGGACCGCGGACGGTGGATGTCGCGGCGCCCCGGGAGGTGGTCTTCGACGTGGTGGCGGGGCCGTATCTGGGGCGGACCCCGCGGGCGATGCGGGGGAAGCTGAACGTGCTGGAGCGCGGGAGCGATCTGGTGCTGGCCGAGCACTTCACGCCACTCGCGGGCGGGCGGCTGACGGCGGTGACCGTGGAGACGGTGCGCTTCACCCGGCCCGAGCGGATCGACTTCCGGCTGGTCCGGGGCCCGGTGCCGCAGGTGACGGAGTCCTTCGTGTTCGGCGGGCGGGAGGCGGGCACGCGTGTGGTGTACGAGGGGGAGCTGGGCACCGACCTGTGGCGGGCCGGGGCCTGGTGGGGCGGGCTGGTGGCCGCCCGCTGGGAGGCGGCGGTCGCCGGGTCGCTCGCCTCGGTCAAGGAGGAGGCGGAGCGCCGGGCGGGGCGGTGA
- a CDS encoding acyltransferase family protein: MLRADATSAPHAPAVPGPRRESRPSAGAATRPAARRDPFLDNAKYLAIVLVAVGHAWEPLRAGSRTVTALYMLVYAFHMPVFAVISGYLSRGFEATPRNLGRLLTRLALPYVVFEVAYTLFTRWTSEDPDRPISLLDPLYLTWFLMALFIWRLTTPVWKALRWPLPVALALAAAATLSPSIGDDLNLQRVLQFLPYFVLGLCLKPGQVGLVHRREARLLAVPVFVCALLLAYWAVPRMNYAWFFHNDSAASLAAPAWYGPVMTLATFGCSITLTACFLAWVPRRRTPFTILGAGTLYGYLLHGFIAQGAEYADWYDAAWLHRPTGALVVTLTAAAIMTALCTPPVQRTFRCVLEPRMRWAFRPRSGP; this comes from the coding sequence ATGCTTCGCGCTGACGCCACATCGGCACCACACGCCCCTGCCGTACCGGGACCACGGCGGGAGTCGCGGCCGTCCGCGGGGGCGGCGACCAGACCGGCGGCGCGGCGGGACCCATTTCTGGACAACGCCAAGTACCTGGCGATCGTGCTGGTCGCGGTGGGCCACGCCTGGGAGCCCCTGCGGGCGGGCAGCAGGACCGTCACCGCGCTCTACATGCTCGTCTACGCCTTCCACATGCCGGTGTTCGCCGTGATCTCGGGCTATCTGTCGCGCGGTTTCGAGGCGACCCCGAGAAACCTCGGCCGCCTGCTGACCCGGCTCGCGCTCCCCTACGTGGTGTTCGAGGTGGCATACACCCTGTTCACCCGCTGGACCAGCGAGGACCCCGACCGCCCGATCAGCCTCCTCGACCCGCTGTACCTGACCTGGTTCCTGATGGCCCTGTTCATCTGGCGCCTGACGACACCGGTCTGGAAGGCCCTGCGATGGCCGCTCCCCGTGGCCCTCGCCCTCGCCGCCGCGGCGACACTCTCCCCGTCCATCGGGGACGACCTCAACCTCCAGCGGGTGCTTCAGTTCCTGCCGTACTTCGTGCTGGGGCTGTGCCTGAAGCCCGGGCAGGTCGGCCTGGTGCACCGCCGCGAGGCCCGCCTCCTGGCCGTACCGGTCTTCGTCTGCGCGCTGCTCCTGGCCTACTGGGCGGTGCCGAGGATGAACTACGCCTGGTTCTTCCACAACGACAGCGCCGCATCCCTCGCGGCACCCGCCTGGTACGGCCCGGTCATGACCCTGGCCACCTTCGGCTGCTCGATCACCCTGACCGCCTGCTTCCTGGCCTGGGTGCCCCGCCGCCGCACGCCCTTCACGATCCTCGGCGCGGGCACGCTGTACGGCTATCTGCTGCACGGCTTCATCGCCCAGGGCGCCGAGTACGCCGACTGGTACGACGCCGCGTGGCTCCACCGGCCGACCGGCGCACTCGTGGTCACCCTCACCGCCGCCGCGATCATGACGGCGCTGTGCACGCCGCCTGTGCAGCGCACGTTCCGGTGCGTGCTGGAACCGCGGATGCGGTGGGCCTTCCGGCCGCGATCAGGCCCCTGA
- a CDS encoding tellurite resistance TerB family protein, which yields MALWDRVRESASTMQTQLVARKNDLKSGAFRDASMAMCALVAAADGTVDPSERQRVAQLIASNEVLRNFPADDLRRRFEENLDRLTADFDFGRVSVLQEIAKAKKKPAEARAVVQIGIVIGGADGDFDKDEQAVVREACYALGLPPHEFDL from the coding sequence ATGGCCCTGTGGGACCGCGTCAGGGAATCCGCGTCGACGATGCAGACCCAGCTGGTGGCGAGGAAGAACGACCTCAAGAGCGGCGCCTTCCGGGACGCGAGCATGGCGATGTGCGCGCTCGTCGCCGCCGCGGACGGCACCGTCGACCCCTCCGAGCGGCAGCGGGTGGCCCAACTGATCGCCTCCAACGAGGTGCTGCGGAACTTCCCCGCCGACGACCTGCGCCGCCGCTTCGAGGAGAACCTCGACCGGCTCACCGCCGACTTCGACTTCGGCAGGGTGAGCGTGCTGCAGGAGATCGCCAAGGCGAAGAAGAAGCCCGCCGAGGCGCGCGCCGTCGTCCAGATCGGCATCGTCATCGGCGGCGCCGACGGCGACTTCGACAAGGACGAGCAGGCCGTGGTCCGCGAGGCGTGCTACGCGCTCGGCCTGCCGCCGCACGAGTTCGACCTCTGA
- a CDS encoding M56 family metallopeptidase, translated as MGVFVFLPLVLPLTAWPIARLAEQHLHPRTATRLLTGVAAVMAVCSTVCLGLVMVVGTAQLPGNPLPDGWSDPEVRAAVPYDEVVGRAAIPALCAVVVACARALWRHARVRRHAHRALAGLPATGVAVLPDALPYAYALPGGRRDRVVVTTGLLDHLEPAERRALFAHERAHLAARHHRFLLTVQLAAHANPFLRPLRTAVSYTAERWADEEAARAVGSRRTVARAIGRAALVSRGAPAATLAGLAAPGPVPRRVAALLGPAPVARRWPSLFTSVGLAAWGAAAGTAVSAMSSANSAVTMVLILRAATPL; from the coding sequence ATGGGGGTCTTCGTCTTTCTGCCGCTCGTCCTGCCGCTCACGGCCTGGCCGATCGCCCGCCTCGCCGAACAGCATCTGCACCCCCGCACCGCGACCCGGCTGCTCACCGGCGTCGCCGCGGTGATGGCGGTGTGCAGCACGGTGTGCCTCGGCCTGGTGATGGTCGTGGGCACCGCCCAGCTGCCCGGCAACCCCCTGCCCGACGGCTGGTCGGATCCCGAGGTGCGGGCGGCGGTGCCGTACGACGAGGTGGTCGGCAGGGCGGCGATCCCGGCGCTGTGCGCGGTGGTCGTCGCCTGCGCCCGCGCCCTGTGGCGGCACGCCCGGGTACGCCGCCACGCCCACCGGGCACTGGCCGGGCTGCCGGCGACCGGGGTGGCCGTACTCCCCGACGCACTGCCGTACGCCTACGCCCTGCCCGGCGGACGCCGTGACCGGGTGGTGGTGACCACGGGCCTGCTGGACCACCTCGAGCCCGCCGAACGCAGGGCGCTGTTCGCCCACGAGCGGGCCCACCTGGCCGCCCGACACCACCGTTTCCTGCTCACCGTCCAACTCGCCGCGCACGCCAACCCGTTCCTGCGCCCGCTGCGTACGGCGGTGTCGTACACGGCGGAACGCTGGGCCGACGAGGAGGCCGCCCGGGCGGTCGGCAGCCGCCGGACGGTCGCCCGCGCCATCGGCAGGGCGGCGCTGGTGTCCCGGGGTGCCCCGGCCGCGACCCTGGCCGGCCTCGCGGCGCCGGGGCCGGTGCCGCGCCGGGTGGCCGCGCTGCTGGGGCCGGCGCCGGTGGCGCGGCGCTGGCCGTCGCTGTTCACCTCGGTGGGGCTGGCGGCGTGGGGCGCGGCCGCGGGGACGGCCGTATCGGCGATGTCGTCCGCGAACTCGGCGGTGACGATGGTCCTCATCCTGCGCGCGGCGACGCCTCTGTGA
- a CDS encoding BlaI/MecI/CopY family transcriptional regulator gives MADHRRGSRRRGQGELEALVLSALREADGPATAGWVRERLGGDLAHTTVITILTRLLAKGAVTRERTGRSFAWTPASDQAGLAAHRMRRVLDAENDREAVLASFVTGLGPDDERLLRELLGDSPSGGED, from the coding sequence ATGGCGGATCACCGGCGGGGTTCCCGGCGCCGGGGGCAGGGCGAGCTGGAGGCGCTGGTCCTGTCGGCGCTGCGGGAGGCCGACGGCCCGGCGACGGCCGGCTGGGTGCGGGAGCGGCTCGGCGGGGACCTCGCCCATACGACGGTGATCACCATCCTGACCCGGCTGCTGGCCAAGGGCGCGGTGACCCGCGAGCGCACCGGCCGCTCCTTCGCCTGGACCCCGGCCTCCGACCAGGCGGGCCTCGCGGCGCACCGGATGCGCAGGGTGCTGGACGCCGAGAACGACCGGGAGGCGGTGCTGGCCAGCTTCGTCACGGGTCTGGGGCCGGACGACGAGCGGCTGCTGCGCGAGCTGCTGGGGGACTCCCCGAGCGGCGGGGAAGACTGA
- a CDS encoding twin-arginine translocase TatA/TatE family subunit: MFGLSELAIILIVVIAVLCAKKLPELTRSAGKSARILKAEARAARDEDDRTTPRVIRGETVTPSPERPRPQGQ, encoded by the coding sequence ATGTTCGGACTGAGCGAACTCGCGATCATCCTCATCGTCGTCATAGCCGTCCTCTGCGCGAAGAAGCTGCCCGAACTGACCCGCTCGGCGGGCAAGTCGGCCCGCATCCTCAAGGCCGAGGCCAGGGCGGCGCGGGACGAGGACGACCGGACGACGCCCCGGGTGATCCGGGGGGAGACCGTCACGCCGAGCCCGGAGCGGCCCCGGCCTCAGGGGCAGTGA
- a CDS encoding DUF7144 family membrane protein translates to MAAPETRQAGTTKYAWAAGLTVFAAVMLTIAGLIAVFRGIMGIAEDDVFVATRNYVFEFDLTGWGWVHLILGAIAVIIGIGLFQPSLWARVAGVGVAGLIIIANFLSLPYYPVWSVVMIAMSGFIIWALCVARREDFRA, encoded by the coding sequence ATGGCCGCACCAGAGACGAGGCAGGCGGGGACGACGAAGTACGCCTGGGCCGCTGGCCTGACGGTCTTCGCAGCCGTCATGCTCACCATCGCCGGACTCATCGCCGTCTTCCGCGGGATCATGGGCATCGCCGAGGACGACGTCTTCGTCGCCACCCGCAACTACGTCTTCGAGTTCGACCTCACCGGTTGGGGCTGGGTCCATCTCATCCTGGGCGCGATCGCCGTGATCATCGGCATCGGGCTGTTCCAGCCGTCGCTGTGGGCCCGGGTCGCCGGCGTGGGCGTCGCAGGCCTGATCATCATCGCCAACTTCCTCTCCCTGCCGTACTACCCGGTGTGGTCGGTCGTCATGATCGCGATGTCCGGGTTCATCATCTGGGCCCTGTGCGTCGCACGGAGGGAGGACTTCAGGGCGTAG
- a CDS encoding SHOCT domain-containing protein, which produces MSTHTYLAYDYPLLSMFWTLLWFFLWVMWFVLLFRIIGDIFRDDSLSGWGKTGWLAFCIVLPFLGVFVYLIARGREMGRREISHARAQQRAFDDYVRETAAAGGATRPSSAEELARLSEMRSHGDITDDEFRRAKELVLSGSGPSHP; this is translated from the coding sequence ATGAGCACGCACACGTACCTCGCCTACGACTATCCGCTGCTGAGCATGTTCTGGACGCTGCTGTGGTTCTTCCTGTGGGTCATGTGGTTCGTCCTGCTCTTCCGGATCATCGGCGACATCTTCCGCGACGACAGCCTGAGCGGCTGGGGCAAGACCGGCTGGCTGGCCTTCTGCATCGTGCTGCCCTTCCTCGGCGTGTTCGTCTACCTCATCGCCCGCGGCAGGGAGATGGGCCGCCGCGAGATCTCCCACGCCCGGGCACAGCAGCGGGCGTTCGACGACTACGTCCGTGAGACCGCGGCCGCCGGCGGGGCCACGCGGCCCAGCAGCGCCGAGGAACTCGCCAGGCTCTCCGAGATGCGCAGCCACGGCGACATCACGGACGACGAGTTCCGCCGCGCCAAGGAGCTCGTCCTGAGCGGCTCAGGCCCCTCTCACCCCTGA
- a CDS encoding HdeD family acid-resistance protein, whose amino-acid sequence MTVSRDTAPDPGADPLTGGTEPAPGQEAERLLAQLGNSWLWLLGSAVAALVPGILALVWPDVTLHALAVIIGLYLLVTGGFRFVASFAREQGDRHLGLLAAALYVLAGVLSLRHPLQTIAALSLIVGAVWVVTGMFTAWTALAAKGLPHRAFLLGAGMLGVVAGIVVLALPSESAVVLTRLVGLWLLLLGLAELGVALAWRSALRRARFTRPG is encoded by the coding sequence ATGACCGTGTCGCGTGATACGGCACCGGACCCCGGAGCCGATCCTCTGACCGGCGGGACGGAACCCGCCCCGGGCCAGGAGGCCGAACGGCTGCTGGCGCAGCTCGGCAACTCCTGGCTCTGGCTGCTGGGGTCGGCGGTGGCGGCGCTGGTGCCGGGCATCCTGGCCCTGGTCTGGCCGGATGTGACCCTGCACGCCCTGGCGGTGATCATCGGGCTGTATCTGCTGGTGACGGGCGGATTCCGGTTCGTCGCCTCGTTCGCCCGGGAACAGGGCGACCGCCATCTGGGGCTGCTCGCGGCGGCCCTGTACGTCCTCGCCGGGGTGCTGAGCCTGCGCCACCCGCTCCAGACCATCGCCGCCCTCTCCCTGATCGTCGGCGCCGTCTGGGTCGTGACGGGCATGTTCACCGCCTGGACGGCCCTCGCCGCCAAGGGCCTGCCGCACCGCGCCTTCCTCCTCGGTGCCGGGATGCTCGGCGTCGTCGCGGGCATCGTGGTGCTGGCCCTGCCCAGCGAGTCCGCCGTCGTCCTGACCCGGCTGGTCGGCCTGTGGCTGCTGCTGCTCGGGCTCGCCGAGCTGGGCGTCGCCCTCGCCTGGCGGTCCGCGCTGCGCCGGGCACGCTTCACCCGCCCCGGGTGA
- a CDS encoding DUF2252 domain-containing protein, producing the protein MSTPSAFTASLAPDERAAYGRDARKRAPRSGHGRYEAGADRSDPIGVIERQSATRVQDLVPIRYGRMLESPFRFYRGAAAIMATDLGRLPDTGLRTQLCGDAHLLNFRLLASPERRLVFDINDFDETHPGPFEWDVKRLAASFVIAARANGFSTAEQDAAVAECVRAYRTRMREFAGMHTLDIWYAQDDADQMRALTASSMSKQARRRTAEATAKARTRTHLQAFAKLTRVSAEGRLIAPDPPLITPLRDLLADSSAGAEEKELQTVFEEYARTLSSERRHLLRRFHLVDVARKVVGVGSVGTRCWIILLLGRDDDDPLLLQAKEAQESVLAAHTGGERYDNQGRRVVAGQRLIQTTSDIFLGWTHIVSGLDGHGRDFYVRQLRDWKGIARPETWDPGMLRLFGKLCGGSLARAHARSGDPVAIAAYLGGGDRFDRALTEFAQAYADQNERDYEALGAAARSGRVRARDL; encoded by the coding sequence ATGTCGACACCGAGTGCGTTCACGGCCTCACTGGCGCCGGACGAGCGGGCGGCGTACGGCAGGGACGCCCGCAAGCGCGCCCCGCGCTCCGGCCACGGCCGCTACGAGGCCGGGGCGGACCGTTCCGATCCGATCGGGGTGATCGAGCGTCAGTCGGCCACCCGGGTCCAGGATCTGGTGCCGATCCGCTACGGCCGGATGCTGGAGTCCCCGTTCCGCTTCTACCGGGGTGCCGCGGCGATCATGGCGACGGACCTGGGCCGGCTGCCCGACACCGGACTGCGCACCCAGCTGTGCGGAGACGCCCATCTGCTGAACTTCCGGCTGCTGGCCTCGCCCGAGCGCCGTCTGGTGTTCGACATCAACGACTTCGACGAGACCCACCCCGGCCCGTTCGAGTGGGACGTCAAACGGCTGGCGGCCAGCTTCGTGATCGCCGCCCGCGCGAACGGGTTCTCCACCGCCGAGCAGGACGCCGCCGTGGCGGAGTGCGTACGGGCGTACCGCACGCGGATGCGGGAGTTCGCCGGCATGCACACCCTGGACATCTGGTACGCGCAGGACGACGCCGATCAGATGCGCGCGCTGACGGCGTCCTCGATGAGCAAGCAGGCCAGGCGCCGCACCGCCGAGGCGACGGCGAAGGCACGGACCCGCACCCATCTGCAGGCCTTCGCCAAGCTCACCCGGGTCAGTGCCGAGGGCCGGCTGATCGCGCCGGATCCGCCGCTGATCACCCCGCTCAGGGACCTGCTGGCGGACTCGTCGGCGGGCGCGGAGGAGAAGGAGCTGCAGACCGTCTTCGAGGAGTACGCCAGGACCCTGTCGTCCGAGCGCCGGCACCTGCTGCGCCGCTTCCACCTGGTGGACGTCGCCCGCAAGGTGGTCGGGGTCGGCAGTGTCGGCACACGCTGCTGGATCATCCTGCTGCTCGGCCGGGACGACGACGATCCCCTGCTGCTGCAGGCCAAGGAGGCCCAGGAGTCGGTGCTGGCCGCGCACACCGGCGGCGAGCGCTACGACAACCAGGGGCGCCGCGTGGTGGCCGGTCAGCGGCTGATCCAGACGACCAGCGACATCTTCCTGGGCTGGACCCATATCGTCAGCGGCCTCGACGGCCACGGCCGGGACTTCTACGTACGTCAGCTGCGGGACTGGAAGGGCATCGCCCGCCCGGAGACCTGGGACCCGGGCATGCTGCGCCTGTTCGGCAAGCTGTGCGGGGGCTCCCTGGCACGGGCCCACGCCCGCTCCGGCGACCCCGTCGCCATCGCCGCGTACCTGGGCGGCGGCGACCGCTTCGACCGTGCGCTGACCGAGTTCGCGCAGGCCTACGCCGACCAGAACGAGCGGGACTACGAGGCGCTCGGCGCGGCCGCCCGCTCGGGGCGGGTGCGGGCAAGGGACCTCTAG